In the Armatimonadia bacterium genome, one interval contains:
- a CDS encoding AAC(3) family N-acetyltransferase: MPLTREAIVRGLQELGVQPGMVVMAHVSLSAFGEIEGGADTLIQALLDAVGPHGTLCMPAMSGEQPFNVTTSPSNTGVVTERFRSWPGVVRGLHPTHSASCLGPKAEELVRGHIDQPTALGPESPWGRVAQLPEGHILLLGCDQDRNTLLHSAEEAVDGPYLHTITRDYLDENGLRKTKSLARFPGPHRDFLGLDGLFREAGAMRVGKVGRAMCRLMSAGRILELATAALRRDPAAVLCTNPNCQDCVRQRSDIFRHRFAAEDFTLAAVVDDLGYPVADLAQAIALIQSQGIDCIELGEQITEQLGTLASDQLPAVARSIHSAGASVSTVSYPGGHNLTEAMRHAADLAQVLGARRVKLPRIGREEHEREEALEGIAALATELAAEGLELLVENWAGSLFDNRSTCEELVARVPGVRLAFNPAHFCHAGEKPFLQTYYKGKLKSSVGQLYLSDGCRPGGTPYTLPGEGQGEVKELMSILRCRSFDGTFCLTLGNRTGREAFLEHAKAFRHLLDTL, translated from the coding sequence ATGCCCCTGACTCGAGAGGCTATTGTTCGTGGCTTGCAGGAGCTGGGCGTTCAGCCCGGCATGGTGGTGATGGCCCATGTGTCCCTGTCGGCCTTCGGCGAGATTGAGGGTGGCGCCGACACGCTCATCCAGGCCCTGCTTGATGCAGTAGGCCCGCATGGCACGCTGTGCATGCCCGCGATGTCGGGCGAACAGCCCTTCAACGTGACGACCTCGCCCTCCAATACCGGCGTGGTGACGGAGCGCTTCCGCTCCTGGCCTGGTGTTGTGCGCGGGCTGCACCCGACACATTCGGCGTCCTGCCTCGGCCCGAAGGCGGAGGAACTGGTTCGCGGCCACATCGACCAGCCGACTGCCCTGGGACCCGAGTCGCCCTGGGGACGAGTAGCGCAGTTGCCCGAGGGCCACATCCTGCTGCTGGGCTGCGACCAGGACCGCAACACGCTGCTGCACTCGGCCGAGGAGGCTGTTGACGGGCCCTACCTGCACACGATCACGCGGGATTACCTCGACGAGAACGGCCTGCGGAAGACCAAGAGCCTGGCGCGGTTCCCTGGCCCGCATCGCGACTTCCTTGGCCTCGACGGGCTGTTCCGTGAGGCTGGGGCGATGAGAGTCGGCAAGGTTGGGCGGGCGATGTGCCGCCTGATGTCGGCGGGGAGGATCCTGGAACTCGCCACCGCCGCCCTGCGACGCGACCCGGCAGCGGTCCTGTGCACGAACCCCAACTGCCAGGACTGTGTGCGCCAGCGGTCCGACATCTTCCGTCACCGATTCGCGGCCGAAGACTTCACCCTCGCAGCCGTGGTGGATGATCTCGGCTATCCGGTTGCCGATCTGGCCCAGGCGATTGCGCTGATCCAGAGCCAGGGCATCGACTGCATCGAGCTGGGCGAGCAGATCACTGAGCAGTTGGGGACCCTCGCTTCCGATCAGCTTCCGGCGGTCGCGCGGTCCATCCACAGCGCCGGCGCGAGTGTGTCGACGGTGAGCTATCCGGGTGGGCACAACCTCACCGAGGCAATGCGCCATGCCGCCGACCTTGCCCAGGTGCTCGGAGCGCGGAGAGTGAAGCTGCCGCGAATCGGCCGCGAGGAGCATGAGAGGGAGGAAGCACTGGAGGGCATCGCGGCCCTGGCGACGGAACTGGCTGCCGAGGGTCTCGAACTCCTGGTGGAGAACTGGGCCGGCTCGCTCTTCGACAACAGATCGACCTGCGAAGAGCTCGTGGCGCGAGTGCCCGGCGTGCGACTGGCCTTCAACCCGGCGCACTTTTGCCATGCCGGCGAGAAGCCCTTCCTGCAGACCTACTACAAGGGCAAGCTGAAGAGCTCTGTCGGGCAGTTGTACCTCAGCGACGGCTGCCGGCCAGGTGGCACGCCCTACACGCTGCCCGGTGAGGGACAGGGCGAAGTGAAGGAGCTGATGTCGATCCTACGCTGCCGCAGCTTCGACGGCACCTTCTGCCTCACCCTGGGCAACCGGACGGGCAGAGAGGCCTTCCTGGAGCACGCGAAGGCCTTCCGGCATCTGCTCGACACGCTGTAG